In one Legionella clemsonensis genomic region, the following are encoded:
- a CDS encoding efflux RND transporter permease subunit, with protein sequence MFNRLVAWSLANRILILAMTLALCILGGYALQRMPVDVFPEFAPPQVVVQTEAPGMAPQDVEALITYPLESAINGTPGVTSVRSRTSAGLSTIVVIFNDKTDIYRDRQLINERIQQVVDKLPPGSKTPVMLPVISAVGWMLKYALLSNSLSPEELRTISDWIIRPRVLALGGVASVVSLGGEVKQYQVLLDSSRMLAYGVSIEEVRQALEQSNRNVPGAFLQKAGGELIIGTIGRIKTLEDIQKTIITTRKGIPITIGNVATVTFGGEIKRGDAALNLKNAVIGTISKSYGANTLTTTHKVEKALAEIKASLPPGVELKTNVFRQATFIEAAIKNLSIALLEGAFIVILVLFIFLMNVRASFITFLSMPVSFVFGILILYFFGFGINAMTLGGIAIAIGEVVDDGIVTVENVIRRLRLNRLSAHPLPSLSVIFAAVVEIRNAVIYATLIVSLVFIPIFFLSGVSEKIFSPLAIAYIASVIGSLVVSITTVPALCYLLFVNPKEKKQDSDYAFSELIQKGLSLENTTPQQLSQNKAERETRFVSWLKAHFHPVLQWSIHHFWLVITAALVALFLSLLLLPFFRTAFLPEFHEGNFIIAMTTLPGTSLEESMRLGTQVRKRLLKYPQVISIAQRAGRSELDEDALPPNVSEFDLYLEFDKDKSMPPDELLRRIRQELAQIPGAVFNVGQFITHRMDEVLSGVRAQVAIKVFGDNLALLNQLAESIAALIKDIPGIVDINKEQQINVPQLIIKIDREKAAYYGINVGQISEDIQTLLNGVQVSSVLEGQRSFDLYLRLAESGRQSVKAVHDMLIDVHGSNAPQTEKIPLRAVAEISEQEQPFLINRENVQRMVVIAFNVQGNDLGAVIREVKQRIKEQIKLPSGYFIQYGGQFETQQQAARTILFLGSLAIVAMLLLLYKAFGTLREAILVLFNLPLALIGGIFSLFFASGEMSIAAMIGFITLFGIAARNGIILVAHYNQLRAAGKSIQDVVLEGTLDRLIPVLMTASTTALGLIPLLWGSPVGKELERPLAQVLLGGLLTSTCLNMIVVPTVYNYLEQKRARHRQ encoded by the coding sequence ATGTTTAATCGTCTTGTCGCTTGGTCACTGGCTAACCGGATTCTTATATTAGCCATGACATTAGCTTTATGCATTCTTGGCGGCTATGCCTTGCAGAGGATGCCTGTTGATGTGTTTCCCGAATTTGCCCCCCCCCAGGTAGTTGTACAAACAGAAGCACCAGGAATGGCACCTCAAGATGTCGAGGCTTTAATTACCTATCCTCTAGAAAGTGCTATTAATGGTACCCCTGGTGTCACCTCTGTCCGTTCCCGCACATCAGCAGGCTTATCCACGATTGTGGTCATTTTTAATGATAAGACTGATATTTATCGGGACAGACAACTTATTAATGAGCGCATACAGCAAGTCGTCGACAAGTTGCCCCCTGGAAGCAAAACACCTGTTATGCTCCCGGTTATTTCAGCCGTTGGCTGGATGCTGAAATATGCACTGCTCAGTAACAGTTTATCGCCTGAAGAATTACGTACGATCTCTGACTGGATAATCCGCCCCCGGGTACTTGCTTTAGGAGGTGTGGCTTCCGTGGTGTCTTTGGGTGGTGAAGTCAAACAATACCAAGTTTTACTCGATTCCTCACGCATGCTGGCTTATGGTGTTAGCATTGAAGAGGTACGCCAGGCGTTAGAGCAATCAAATCGCAACGTCCCCGGTGCCTTTCTGCAAAAAGCAGGGGGGGAGTTAATTATAGGTACCATCGGTAGAATAAAAACACTGGAAGACATCCAGAAAACAATTATTACCACCCGAAAAGGGATTCCCATTACTATCGGTAATGTCGCAACAGTTACATTTGGTGGCGAAATTAAACGTGGTGATGCTGCTCTTAATTTAAAAAATGCGGTCATTGGGACAATTTCCAAATCCTATGGGGCAAATACCTTAACCACTACCCATAAAGTAGAAAAAGCGCTGGCTGAGATTAAGGCGTCTCTTCCTCCTGGTGTTGAGCTAAAAACCAACGTTTTTAGACAAGCCACCTTCATTGAAGCAGCCATTAAAAATTTAAGTATTGCTCTTCTTGAGGGTGCATTCATCGTTATTCTGGTTTTATTCATTTTTTTAATGAACGTGCGGGCTTCTTTCATTACCTTTCTTTCCATGCCAGTTTCCTTTGTATTTGGCATTCTTATTTTATATTTTTTTGGTTTTGGTATTAATGCAATGACTCTTGGTGGTATTGCCATTGCTATTGGTGAAGTAGTCGATGATGGCATTGTAACCGTAGAAAATGTAATTCGACGCTTGCGCTTAAATCGCTTGTCTGCCCACCCGCTACCCAGTTTATCGGTTATTTTTGCTGCTGTGGTTGAAATAAGAAACGCCGTAATTTATGCCACCCTCATTGTCAGTTTGGTCTTTATTCCCATTTTTTTCTTATCCGGTGTGAGTGAAAAAATCTTCAGCCCATTAGCCATTGCCTATATTGCTTCTGTAATAGGATCCCTTGTTGTTTCCATCACTACAGTACCTGCTCTTTGCTATTTATTATTTGTTAATCCTAAAGAAAAAAAACAGGATAGCGACTATGCTTTTAGCGAACTCATTCAAAAAGGTTTATCCTTAGAAAACACTACCCCACAACAATTGTCACAGAATAAAGCAGAAAGGGAGACACGCTTTGTTTCCTGGCTTAAAGCGCATTTTCACCCCGTTTTACAGTGGTCTATCCATCATTTCTGGCTGGTTATCACAGCCGCACTTGTAGCCTTGTTCCTGTCATTACTACTACTTCCCTTTTTTCGTACCGCTTTTTTACCGGAGTTTCATGAAGGAAATTTCATCATTGCAATGACCACACTTCCTGGAACCTCTCTGGAGGAATCCATGCGATTAGGCACCCAGGTTCGCAAACGGTTATTGAAGTATCCTCAAGTCATTTCCATCGCCCAACGAGCAGGAAGAAGTGAGCTGGATGAAGATGCGCTGCCCCCCAACGTCAGTGAGTTCGATCTCTATTTAGAATTTGATAAAGATAAAAGCATGCCACCCGATGAATTACTTAGGCGCATACGTCAAGAGTTAGCCCAAATTCCCGGCGCTGTCTTTAATGTTGGACAATTTATCACTCATCGTATGGACGAAGTGCTTTCTGGTGTACGCGCCCAAGTGGCCATTAAAGTATTTGGAGATAATTTAGCTCTGCTTAATCAACTTGCGGAATCCATAGCAGCACTCATTAAAGACATTCCAGGCATTGTTGATATCAACAAAGAGCAGCAAATTAATGTTCCACAGCTAATTATTAAGATCGATAGAGAGAAAGCTGCTTATTATGGGATTAATGTTGGACAAATTTCCGAAGATATTCAAACGTTACTCAATGGTGTGCAGGTTTCAAGTGTACTTGAAGGACAACGAAGTTTTGATTTGTATTTACGCTTGGCTGAATCCGGTCGACAAAGCGTAAAGGCTGTCCATGATATGTTGATCGATGTCCATGGAAGTAATGCGCCACAAACAGAGAAAATTCCCTTACGCGCTGTTGCAGAAATCTCTGAGCAAGAGCAACCTTTTTTAATTAATCGGGAAAATGTCCAACGTATGGTTGTCATTGCTTTTAATGTCCAAGGAAATGACTTAGGAGCAGTTATCCGTGAAGTGAAGCAGCGAATAAAAGAGCAGATCAAGCTGCCTTCTGGCTACTTTATTCAATATGGAGGGCAGTTTGAAACCCAACAACAAGCGGCGCGTACTATCTTATTTTTAGGCAGTCTGGCTATTGTAGCGATGCTTCTACTGTTATATAAGGCGTTTGGAACACTAAGAGAAGCTATTTTAGTACTTTTTAATTTACCCTTGGCTTTAATTGGGGGTATATTTTCTTTATTTTTTGCCAGTGGAGAAATGAGCATTGCCGCCATGATTGGCTTTATTACCCTATTTGGTATTGCGGCACGCAATGGTATCATTCTCGTTGCGCACTATAATCAGTTACGCGCGGCAGGAAAATCGATTCAGGACGTTGTTCTTGAAGGTACTTTGGACAGGCTGATTCCGGTACTAATGACTGCAAGCACTACCGCGCTAGGTTTAATCCCCTTACTTTGGGGTTCACCCGTTGGTAAAGAGTTGGAGCGTCCTTTAGCTCAGGTACTGTTGGGTGGCTTGTTAACATCAACTTGTTTAAATATGATCGTCGTGCCTACTGTCTATAATTATCTAGAACAAAAACGTGCCCGACACCGGCAATAA
- a CDS encoding TolC family protein: MKLDKQSSKRVACLLVFSMLPLSGFAVTTWNLASVTKIALANNKDLKAARYNVLLAVSRLKQTGLWANPSLQISNSDDRFFTNEGEYTRSIGFIQAFPVSGRINQQKNVARVDIAIAMAEIRNAKRQLRGQVAENFYALFIIDERLKQLNKLLKINQQLMQVSQKRFYAAEVSELDANTAKLEYQRLLQEKQTLESLRINQQAQLNLLLGCARHTPLSLEKSLPKSVYLPPLKELQQHALQQRSEMQIAWLNFARSQADQQLARIERWADWTVGLAVQQDKIAVEGAPLQKPDRTLNVNLAIPLPLINTNQGRIMETKLKGTQALIKLKALKFAIQNEVASNYGQVKALQTAWLQSQSGETFKLINRNIKLAREAYRNGQISLLEVLQIQRQQNELQTNRLNVLEKYLRAVVKFCTALGNNRISLCSPFSGKRTINVFIHHEIS; this comes from the coding sequence ATGAAACTCGACAAGCAAAGCAGTAAAAGAGTAGCCTGCTTACTTGTTTTTAGTATGCTGCCTTTGTCTGGATTTGCTGTCACAACGTGGAATTTGGCATCAGTTACCAAAATTGCTCTAGCGAATAATAAAGATTTAAAAGCGGCACGCTATAATGTTCTCTTGGCAGTCTCACGTTTAAAACAAACAGGTTTATGGGCCAATCCGAGCTTGCAAATTAGCAATAGTGATGATCGCTTTTTCACCAATGAAGGCGAATATACACGCAGTATTGGATTTATCCAAGCCTTCCCTGTTTCTGGCCGAATTAATCAACAAAAAAATGTCGCTCGTGTCGATATTGCTATCGCTATGGCAGAAATTAGAAATGCAAAACGGCAACTTCGCGGTCAAGTGGCTGAAAATTTTTATGCCCTTTTTATTATTGATGAGCGTTTGAAACAGTTAAATAAACTGTTAAAAATAAATCAACAATTAATGCAGGTAAGTCAAAAACGTTTTTATGCTGCAGAAGTTTCCGAACTGGATGCAAATACCGCGAAACTTGAATATCAACGACTTTTACAAGAGAAGCAAACGTTAGAAAGCTTAAGAATTAATCAGCAAGCGCAACTTAATCTGCTGTTGGGATGCGCCAGGCATACTCCCTTATCCCTCGAAAAATCGTTACCCAAATCAGTGTATCTACCTCCTCTGAAAGAATTACAGCAACATGCTTTGCAGCAACGCTCAGAAATGCAGATCGCCTGGTTAAATTTTGCTCGCTCTCAGGCTGATCAGCAACTTGCCCGCATAGAACGATGGGCAGATTGGACGGTTGGATTAGCTGTACAGCAGGACAAAATTGCCGTCGAAGGTGCCCCCCTGCAAAAACCTGATCGTACTTTAAATGTAAATCTTGCTATCCCCCTTCCCCTAATCAACACCAATCAAGGGAGGATTATGGAAACCAAATTGAAAGGAACACAGGCTCTCATAAAATTAAAAGCATTAAAATTTGCCATTCAAAATGAAGTAGCCAGTAATTATGGTCAAGTTAAAGCACTGCAAACCGCTTGGCTACAATCACAAAGTGGCGAGACCTTTAAACTGATTAATCGCAATATTAAACTGGCAAGAGAAGCTTATCGCAATGGCCAGATTTCCTTACTCGAAGTCTTACAGATTCAAAGGCAGCAAAATGAGTTACAAACCAACCGGCTAAATGTTCTTGAAAAATATTTACGGGCCGTTGTGAAATTCTGCACAGCCTTGGGCAATAATCGCATTTCCTTGTGCAGCCCTTTCTCTGGAAAAAGGACAATCAATGTATTCATCCATCACGAAATATCCTAG
- a CDS encoding efflux RND transporter periplasmic adaptor subunit — protein MYSSITKYPRRHLLFRCLGLFLLVFCFSSAGFAHGEKIEVSNMPRGPVFLTKEQEQIIDLKLVQTIKRPLSQILGLNGEVQLLPNEQADVSVRISGHVSALYANLGDRVKAGQALVKIQSRLIGDPPPSVVIHSPMSGIIDARNVTLGQAVEPNTVLFHISNRNRLLVIAKVYEEDLGKVKLGQEASVRVLSYPKQSFLGKVILIEPNLDSITRTVNVQVIVDNKDNLLKPGMFARVNLILQESQETLAVPNAAILEANDEKFVFTRKGNKFQRVVVKTGMSDENYTEITQGLAVGDEIVVQGSRQLYTLWLTGGPSPSTEDHH, from the coding sequence ATGTATTCATCCATCACGAAATATCCTAGGCGACACTTGCTTTTTCGATGTCTCGGTTTATTTCTATTGGTATTCTGTTTCAGTAGTGCGGGTTTTGCCCATGGTGAAAAAATTGAAGTTTCTAACATGCCCCGTGGCCCTGTTTTTCTGACGAAGGAGCAAGAACAAATTATTGATTTAAAGCTTGTGCAAACAATAAAGCGCCCTTTATCGCAAATATTGGGTTTAAACGGGGAAGTGCAGCTGTTACCAAATGAACAGGCAGATGTAAGCGTCAGAATTAGTGGTCATGTTTCTGCTTTATACGCCAATTTAGGCGATCGTGTAAAAGCAGGGCAAGCATTGGTAAAAATACAATCCCGTCTCATTGGTGATCCCCCTCCCAGTGTAGTCATTCATTCGCCTATGTCAGGAATTATTGATGCCCGTAACGTCACCTTAGGGCAAGCCGTCGAACCTAATACCGTCTTATTTCATATTAGTAACCGCAACCGTCTTCTCGTCATTGCCAAGGTTTATGAAGAAGACTTAGGCAAGGTAAAACTTGGACAGGAAGCCTCTGTTCGCGTTTTAAGTTATCCCAAACAATCTTTTCTCGGCAAGGTGATTTTAATAGAACCTAATCTCGACTCTATTACCCGAACCGTGAATGTACAAGTGATTGTGGATAACAAGGATAATTTACTCAAACCTGGCATGTTTGCCCGTGTTAATTTAATTTTGCAAGAAAGCCAAGAAACCCTAGCGGTGCCAAACGCAGCTATTTTAGAGGCTAACGATGAAAAATTCGTCTTTACGCGAAAAGGCAATAAATTTCAACGGGTAGTCGTTAAAACCGGAATGAGTGATGAAAATTATACTGAAATTACTCAAGGTCTTGCTGTCGGCGATGAAATAGTCGTGCAGGGAAGTCGTCAACTTTATACGCTCTGGCTAACAGGGGGACCATCACCATCAACAGAGGATCATCATTAG